In a single window of the Oecophyllibacter saccharovorans genome:
- the folP gene encoding dihydropteroate synthase: MPDASSGPGNLAPQAARLRQRLLAAGSGQAPAVVMGIVNVTPDSFSDGGHFHKPEAALAQADRLVREGAEVLDLGAESTRPGAIAVTAEEEWARLEPVLERIELQMASGPHHNAPFLSIDTTKARVAEAALSPRLPAPVALINDVWGLQHDHGMASVVAAHGVMAVLMHNRPHLSSEQGQALPDRPGVLWESFERFFDLSLTRAHQAGVVEEALLLDPGIGFGKTLAQNLEALTLIPRLRRHYGLPVMVGASRKSLFVRLLGRPLPDMTERLPPTLAAHLHAAACGACMLRVHDVQAHVDALAVQQALQLHRDSRETTERTEKRDV, translated from the coding sequence ATGCCTGACGCGTCTTCCGGACCCGGAAACCTGGCGCCGCAGGCGGCCCGGCTCCGCCAGCGCCTTCTGGCTGCCGGGAGCGGTCAGGCCCCTGCGGTTGTGATGGGGATTGTGAATGTCACCCCTGATTCCTTTTCTGATGGCGGCCATTTCCACAAGCCGGAGGCGGCTCTGGCCCAGGCAGACCGCTTGGTAAGGGAAGGGGCGGAAGTCCTCGACCTCGGCGCGGAATCCACCCGTCCTGGCGCGATTGCGGTGACGGCGGAGGAAGAATGGGCCCGCCTGGAGCCGGTTCTGGAGCGAATAGAGCTCCAGATGGCCAGTGGACCGCATCATAACGCGCCTTTTCTGTCCATCGACACCACCAAGGCCCGCGTGGCGGAAGCGGCTCTGAGCCCCCGTTTGCCGGCTCCCGTGGCGCTCATCAATGACGTCTGGGGCCTTCAGCATGACCACGGGATGGCTTCAGTGGTGGCTGCACATGGGGTCATGGCTGTGCTGATGCACAACCGCCCGCATCTCTCTTCAGAGCAGGGACAGGCCCTGCCTGACAGGCCAGGGGTGCTGTGGGAAAGCTTCGAGCGGTTTTTTGACCTCTCCCTGACCCGCGCGCACCAGGCAGGAGTAGTGGAGGAAGCGTTGCTGCTCGACCCCGGAATTGGGTTCGGCAAGACGCTGGCGCAGAATCTCGAAGCCCTAACGCTCATTCCCCGCCTGCGGCGCCATTACGGTCTGCCGGTGATGGTGGGGGCCTCACGCAAGAGCCTGTTTGTCAGGCTGCTGGGGCGTCCGTTGCCTGACATGACCGAACGCCTGCCGCCTACCCTGGCTGCGCATCTGCATGCCGCCGCTTGTGGGGCATGCATGCTGCGCGTTCATGACGTGCAGGCCCATGTGGATGCGCTGGCTGTGCAGCAGGCCCTGCAGCTGCACCGCGACAGCCGGGAAACCACTGAAAGAACGGAGAAACGCGATGTTTGA
- a CDS encoding DsbA family protein has product MRLGLLLALGSMLSSGLLAGTTRAAEAPNPAGEPPAATPAVNPAKVFTPRQRAAIVAIMRQALQEDPTILSDAVQFYRDKALQRQQAATVQGAHAVWNQLTAAPAFAVRGNPQGRLTVVEFLDPRCTYCRHMSPLVTDFLKRHPDVRLVEKVVPVLGPASLTASRAIFAAAQQGKYAEMRDALLLSPAQPDEGRLKKLARSMDLDMERFFKDMTGPVVNGLIAQNLGQAQKVNMEGTPTFLFGPDTVVPGAASAGQLDAALESAKQAGTRP; this is encoded by the coding sequence GTGAGATTGGGGCTGCTGTTGGCGCTGGGGAGCATGCTGAGTTCCGGCCTGCTGGCTGGCACAACGCGTGCGGCTGAAGCGCCCAATCCTGCCGGAGAGCCCCCGGCTGCAACGCCTGCCGTCAATCCTGCCAAGGTATTCACCCCGCGCCAGCGTGCGGCGATCGTCGCCATTATGCGCCAGGCGTTGCAGGAGGACCCCACGATCCTGAGCGATGCCGTGCAGTTCTACCGTGACAAGGCCCTGCAGCGCCAGCAGGCTGCCACCGTGCAGGGCGCGCATGCCGTCTGGAACCAGCTGACCGCCGCGCCGGCTTTTGCCGTGCGTGGCAACCCGCAGGGCCGGCTGACGGTGGTGGAGTTCCTCGATCCCCGTTGCACGTATTGCCGCCACATGTCGCCGCTGGTGACGGATTTTCTCAAGCGCCACCCCGATGTGCGCCTGGTCGAAAAGGTCGTGCCCGTGCTGGGCCCGGCCAGCCTGACGGCAAGCCGCGCGATCTTTGCCGCAGCCCAGCAGGGAAAATACGCTGAAATGCGCGATGCCCTCCTGCTCAGCCCTGCCCAGCCTGACGAAGGTCGCCTGAAGAAGCTGGCCCGCAGCATGGATCTCGACATGGAACGCTTTTTCAAGGATATGACCGGCCCCGTCGTGAACGGGCTGATCGCGCAGAATCTGGGCCAGGCCCAGAAAGTGAACATGGAAGGCACGCCCACTTTCCTGTTCGGCCCTGATACGGTCGTGCCAGGCGCTGCTTCGGCAGGCCAGTTGGATGCGGCGCTGGAAAGCGCGAAACAGGCCGGAACCCGTCCCTGA
- a CDS encoding gamma-glutamyltransferase — MRPASFRSFLSRPVTYCLSCGQLKQRLASLSLASLVSLGLGGCSTVHSLKYHLFGPTAHDVNSPQSGLVVADEPQAALVGRDVLARGGNAADAAAATAMALSVTLPSRASLGGGGACLVSRPGHAPETLTFMEEPGNSAPAARTSGSREARLADGVSLRPASVPMLPRGVYLLQDRYGSVQFNDIVAPAVVLADQGVTVSEALAQDLAAVKGPLLGDPALAEIFQRRDGGILGAGDQLVQKRLGAFLTRLGLIGVGDLYNGVLGSVFVTQADLAGGALTSEAMRRAVPGGSKALHARRDGWEGLFLTPPADGGLGTAMAWARGVPAEAAVATWRSSGQQGYDAAQNLLENGQVTGGSLPPLPASTSFVVADGHGMAVACALSEDNLFGTGRMAGSTGVILGASPVLYPKPMITGAVLRDRNGALRGVVAASGQNDAAQAAADALNAITGGTAVGQPTSSGRVNAIICAHGDTHSCTGTADARGHGLVSSAQPH; from the coding sequence ATGCGCCCCGCTTCCTTCCGCTCCTTTCTTTCCCGCCCCGTCACTTACTGCCTTTCCTGCGGGCAGCTGAAGCAGCGCCTGGCCTCGCTGAGCCTGGCTTCCCTGGTTTCGCTGGGCCTGGGCGGCTGTTCAACCGTGCATTCGCTCAAATACCACCTGTTCGGCCCGACTGCCCATGACGTCAACTCCCCGCAGAGCGGCCTGGTGGTGGCAGATGAACCCCAGGCCGCCCTGGTCGGGCGGGATGTGCTGGCGCGCGGAGGTAATGCGGCGGATGCAGCTGCCGCAACGGCCATGGCGCTGAGTGTCACCCTGCCCTCGCGCGCCTCTCTGGGCGGCGGCGGGGCCTGCCTGGTGAGCCGCCCCGGTCACGCGCCTGAAACCCTGACCTTCATGGAAGAACCCGGCAATTCCGCCCCAGCTGCCCGCACTTCCGGCAGCCGTGAAGCGCGCCTGGCCGACGGGGTCAGCCTGCGCCCCGCTTCCGTGCCCATGCTGCCGCGCGGCGTCTACCTGCTGCAGGACCGTTACGGCAGCGTGCAGTTCAATGACATCGTGGCCCCTGCCGTGGTGCTGGCCGATCAGGGCGTGACCGTCAGCGAAGCGTTGGCGCAGGACCTTGCGGCCGTGAAAGGACCGCTCCTGGGCGATCCCGCCCTGGCGGAGATCTTCCAACGGCGTGACGGAGGCATTCTGGGCGCGGGTGACCAACTGGTGCAGAAGCGCCTGGGCGCTTTCCTGACACGCCTTGGCCTGATCGGCGTGGGGGATCTCTATAACGGCGTGCTGGGCTCGGTTTTCGTCACCCAGGCGGACCTGGCGGGCGGCGCGCTGACCAGCGAAGCCATGCGCCGCGCCGTGCCGGGAGGCAGCAAGGCCCTGCATGCCAGGCGCGATGGCTGGGAAGGTCTTTTCCTCACCCCGCCTGCTGATGGCGGGTTGGGCACGGCCATGGCCTGGGCACGCGGCGTGCCGGCTGAAGCCGCGGTGGCAACCTGGCGCAGCTCGGGCCAGCAGGGTTATGATGCCGCGCAGAACTTGCTGGAAAACGGCCAGGTTACAGGTGGCAGCCTGCCCCCTCTGCCTGCTTCCACCTCCTTCGTGGTGGCAGATGGTCACGGCATGGCTGTGGCCTGCGCGCTGAGCGAGGACAACCTGTTCGGCACCGGCCGCATGGCCGGCAGCACCGGGGTCATTCTGGGCGCCTCGCCAGTGCTTTACCCCAAGCCGATGATCACCGGCGCGGTGCTGCGTGACCGCAACGGCGCACTGCGCGGCGTGGTGGCCGCCTCCGGCCAGAACGACGCAGCCCAGGCGGCAGCGGATGCGCTGAACGCGATCACGGGCGGCACTGCGGTAGGCCAGCCCACAAGCAGCGGGCGGGTCAATGCCATCATCTGCGCCCATGGTGATACCCACAGCTGCACCGGCACTGCGGACGCCCGAGGCCACGGCCTGGTTTCCAGCGCCCAACCGCACTGA
- the recA gene encoding recombinase RecA, producing MAEKPTARGQNDKASAEKTKALEGALSQIERAFGKGSVMRMGSRPVEQAEVISTGSLGLDIGLGIGGLPRGRIVEIYGPESSGKTTLALHVLAEAQKKGGTVAFIDAEHALDPIYARKLGVNVDELLLSQPDAGEQALEIADTLVRSGAIDVLVVDSVAALVPRAELEGDMGDSHVGLHARLMSQALRKLTGTVARSNTLVIFLNQIRMKIGVMFGNPETTTGGNALKFYSSVRLDIRRIGAIKEKDEVTGNQTRVKVVKNKMAPPFRQVEFDIMYGEGISKMGELLDLGVKANIVEKSGAWFSYDSTRIGQGRENAKTYLREHPEMAQEIENRIRKEAGILADAMLTGEEESESENEPHGALPLEG from the coding sequence ATGGCTGAAAAACCGACCGCCCGGGGCCAGAACGACAAGGCCTCCGCTGAAAAGACCAAAGCGCTGGAAGGCGCGCTGAGCCAGATCGAACGCGCTTTCGGCAAGGGCTCGGTGATGCGGATGGGCAGCCGTCCTGTCGAACAGGCGGAAGTGATTTCCACAGGATCGCTGGGGCTGGATATCGGCCTCGGTATCGGCGGCCTGCCGCGCGGGCGCATCGTGGAGATCTACGGCCCTGAAAGCTCGGGCAAGACCACGCTGGCCCTTCACGTGCTGGCTGAAGCCCAGAAAAAGGGCGGTACAGTCGCCTTCATCGATGCTGAGCACGCTCTCGACCCCATCTATGCGCGCAAGCTGGGCGTCAATGTGGATGAACTGCTGCTCAGCCAACCCGATGCCGGCGAGCAGGCGCTGGAGATCGCTGATACCCTGGTGCGCTCAGGCGCCATTGATGTGCTGGTGGTCGATTCCGTGGCCGCACTGGTGCCCCGTGCCGAGCTGGAAGGCGACATGGGCGACAGCCATGTGGGCCTGCATGCCCGGCTGATGAGCCAGGCCCTGCGCAAGCTGACCGGCACCGTGGCGCGTTCCAACACGCTGGTAATCTTCCTCAACCAGATCCGCATGAAAATCGGGGTGATGTTCGGCAATCCCGAAACCACGACCGGCGGCAACGCGCTGAAATTCTATTCCTCCGTCCGCCTCGATATCCGCCGCATCGGCGCGATCAAGGAAAAGGACGAGGTGACGGGCAATCAGACGCGCGTCAAGGTAGTCAAAAACAAGATGGCCCCGCCTTTCCGCCAGGTCGAGTTCGACATCATGTATGGCGAAGGCATCAGCAAGATGGGCGAGCTGCTGGACCTCGGGGTCAAGGCCAACATCGTCGAGAAATCCGGCGCCTGGTTCTCCTATGACAGCACCCGGATCGGCCAGGGCCGCGAGAATGCCAAGACCTATCTGCGCGAGCATCCGGAAATGGCTCAGGAGATCGAAAACCGCATCCGCAAGGAAGCAGGCATCCTGGCTGACGCCATGCTGACCGGCGAGGAAGAAAGCGAAAGCGAAAACGAGCCCCACGGCGCCTTGCCGCTGGAGGGGTAA
- a CDS encoding superinfection immunity protein, which translates to MFSLATNSFVGLSGAMVTFLSWLLWPMEILFSPHSFLSGLPGLAKFVGVLLLILAGLALLWFYFLPSSIFFWRGLGGSGKRRPLRLIGMAVLNLLLGWTGFGWLSLLTMACTLPRPRSRGRAMKDEGAEDGAS; encoded by the coding sequence ATGTTTTCCCTGGCCACCAACTCTTTCGTCGGCCTTTCCGGCGCCATGGTCACCTTTCTCTCCTGGTTGCTGTGGCCGATGGAGATTCTGTTCTCCCCCCACAGCTTTCTTTCCGGTCTGCCGGGGCTGGCGAAGTTTGTGGGCGTGCTTCTCCTCATTCTGGCAGGGCTGGCGCTGCTCTGGTTCTATTTTCTGCCCAGCAGTATTTTTTTCTGGCGTGGGCTCGGCGGTAGCGGAAAGAGGCGACCGCTGCGGCTCATCGGCATGGCCGTTCTCAATCTCCTTCTGGGCTGGACGGGCTTCGGCTGGCTCAGCCTGCTCACCATGGCCTGTACCCTGCCGCGGCCCCGCAGCAGAGGGCGGGCCATGAAAGATGAAGGAGCTGAAGATGGCGCGTCGTAA
- a CDS encoding alpha/beta hydrolase family protein, whose amino-acid sequence MGNPSASAVNASTSLSGHTPSHHSSPRLSPQRMEEALHQLSTISPQDLEKVNGLAAMAKPAFRSFLYTVPGDRGMAWESLSIPSEDGTPLEAWYIPATGPDGAESDKLVIYNHPLPMCRAGFPGHFGQPWSTLSDVQVDFVQQMRYLHDAGYNVLAYDFRNFGNSSAANGGVSGIGRWEWRDCVGVKQFVDAHPKLSRMKVGLYSQCMGGMAQYEAISNRPELFANVACMCSPMVPSMGAIFSAFGSLMGIEQYLPLIDLQLVKMGAWTMEEMNPRLFAPAVTMPVLMFQVLHDSWTRNPEDGQATFDALGSKEKELIWVPGTNRFRDGYGFFNREPGKILPFFKKYLG is encoded by the coding sequence ATGGGTAACCCTTCTGCTTCCGCAGTCAACGCCTCGACTTCACTTTCAGGTCACACGCCCTCTCATCATTCCAGCCCGCGCCTGTCCCCGCAGCGCATGGAAGAGGCGCTGCACCAGCTCTCCACCATCAGTCCGCAGGACCTGGAAAAGGTCAATGGCCTGGCGGCAATGGCCAAGCCCGCTTTCCGTTCCTTTCTCTACACTGTCCCGGGCGACCGCGGTATGGCGTGGGAAAGCCTGTCCATTCCCTCTGAAGACGGCACGCCGCTTGAAGCCTGGTATATTCCCGCTACCGGTCCGGATGGTGCGGAGAGCGACAAGCTGGTGATCTACAATCATCCCCTGCCCATGTGCCGTGCAGGCTTTCCGGGGCATTTCGGCCAGCCCTGGAGCACGCTTTCGGATGTGCAGGTCGATTTCGTGCAGCAGATGCGTTACCTGCACGATGCCGGCTATAACGTGCTGGCTTATGATTTCCGCAATTTCGGCAACAGCTCGGCAGCCAATGGCGGCGTCAGTGGCATCGGCCGGTGGGAATGGCGCGATTGCGTCGGCGTCAAGCAGTTCGTGGATGCCCATCCCAAGCTGAGCCGCATGAAAGTGGGGCTTTACAGCCAGTGCATGGGCGGCATGGCGCAATATGAAGCCATTTCCAACCGGCCGGAGCTCTTTGCCAATGTGGCCTGCATGTGCAGCCCGATGGTGCCTTCCATGGGGGCGATTTTTTCAGCCTTCGGCAGCCTGATGGGGATTGAGCAGTACCTGCCGCTGATCGATCTGCAGCTCGTCAAGATGGGCGCCTGGACGATGGAGGAAATGAATCCCCGTCTCTTTGCGCCGGCAGTGACGATGCCGGTGCTCATGTTCCAGGTGCTGCACGACAGCTGGACCCGCAATCCTGAAGACGGCCAGGCTACCTTCGATGCTCTTGGCAGCAAGGAGAAGGAGCTGATCTGGGTGCCCGGCACCAATCGCTTCCGTGACGGCTACGGCTTCTTCAACCGCGAGCCCGGCAAGATCCTGCCCTTCTTCAAGAAATACCTGGGCTGA
- a CDS encoding TetR/AcrR family transcriptional regulator, which produces MARPRDPAKREALLTAAAELVAQLGPTASPAKIARQAGVSAGTIFVYFPTKDDLLNTLYVHLKANLRRHIHTSPEMPWPQRMRRAWDDYIDWGFTHPLQARALAVLSASERVTPQTRAEAQTVFPEFEKWGAESRDSISAEAAGEGAPAGFLDASFYALADMVIAHGTQQAEEAAKTGSGAADKKTASAGKAGTEKTATPVAEDSELAERRERWRQAGYAMFWEYMQRQPGESYFSARLDFK; this is translated from the coding sequence ATGGCACGTCCACGTGATCCTGCCAAGAGAGAAGCGCTTCTGACAGCGGCTGCCGAACTGGTTGCACAGCTTGGGCCGACGGCTTCCCCGGCCAAAATCGCGCGCCAGGCGGGTGTTTCGGCAGGGACGATCTTTGTCTATTTTCCCACCAAGGATGACCTGCTCAACACGCTTTACGTGCATCTGAAAGCCAATCTGCGGCGCCATATCCATACCAGCCCGGAGATGCCCTGGCCGCAGCGGATGCGCAGAGCCTGGGATGACTATATCGACTGGGGTTTTACCCATCCGCTTCAGGCACGCGCGCTGGCAGTACTCTCAGCGTCCGAACGCGTGACGCCTCAGACGCGCGCTGAAGCGCAGACGGTTTTTCCTGAATTTGAAAAATGGGGAGCGGAAAGCCGGGATTCGATCAGCGCAGAAGCCGCTGGCGAAGGCGCACCGGCAGGTTTCCTGGATGCCAGCTTCTATGCCCTGGCCGATATGGTGATCGCACATGGAACCCAGCAGGCTGAAGAGGCGGCCAAAACCGGTAGCGGTGCGGCTGACAAGAAAACAGCTTCTGCCGGCAAAGCCGGGACTGAAAAGACAGCCACGCCAGTTGCCGAAGATTCAGAACTTGCTGAGCGGCGCGAGCGCTGGCGCCAGGCAGGCTATGCCATGTTCTGGGAGTATATGCAGAGGCAGCCCGGAGAAAGTTATTTTTCTGCGAGGCTTGACTTTAAATGA
- a CDS encoding NUDIX hydrolase codes for MSGTSSGSSELAAGPAGGPVERAVSPIRIVAALIEDGERLLFVRKRGTEWFMQAGGKAEAGETPLETLTRELREEIGYELRPGEATLIDHFTAPAVNEPGCQVEGAIYHLPLDRHALQSGALVLQPGGEIAEMRWVTPEQSRHLRLAPLSAQWLVPWAEKRFRLNSSPPQ; via the coding sequence ATGTCCGGTACGTCTTCTGGGTCCTCTGAGCTGGCAGCTGGGCCAGCCGGTGGTCCTGTTGAGCGGGCGGTGTCCCCCATCCGCATCGTGGCTGCGTTGATTGAGGATGGCGAGCGCCTGCTGTTCGTCCGCAAACGCGGGACCGAATGGTTCATGCAGGCAGGCGGCAAGGCCGAAGCCGGGGAAACCCCGCTTGAAACCCTGACGCGTGAGCTGCGTGAGGAGATCGGCTATGAGCTGCGTCCCGGTGAAGCCACGTTGATCGACCATTTCACCGCGCCGGCTGTCAATGAACCGGGCTGCCAGGTGGAAGGCGCCATCTATCATCTCCCGCTTGACCGCCACGCCCTGCAGTCGGGCGCACTTGTGCTGCAGCCGGGCGGGGAGATTGCCGAAATGCGGTGGGTGACCCCGGAGCAGTCGCGTCATCTCAGGCTGGCCCCGCTCTCGGCGCAATGGTTGGTGCCTTGGGCTGAGAAAAGATTTCGGCTAAACTCCTCTCCCCCGCAGTAG
- a CDS encoding ferritin-like domain-containing protein, with translation MSAKHHHSHRESHHHPHHDDSRHASSSHGHHESRSEKARKRKSGPEADHCDEEASRARLEQLYSHLPDAPSARTLEEVDFQARHWSSPVIGPLTPGSPEHKKATADMFRETFNPYKPSIIDWPELDPETRERITSLPIWDIAVHTEGRARLRMAAYAEMIEDPELRDAIARNAWEENRHKEVLSRMVEHYGIKLGVEPPYEMPKNPEWAYLVTGFSECWDSFFAFGLFAMAEKSGLFPMELVETFEPVMQEEARHILLFANWLAYHRTHLPLLKRLWFEGKVLAVLAYLFYERLTLLRTFDEDGNEHTEDFNFAVRGVESVTEETIDFVKLMELCLSENDRRFSGYDPRLLRPQLAPACARIALTAVRMWKGVFNKAEKKAERDGGEVAL, from the coding sequence ATGAGCGCCAAGCATCATCATTCCCATCGTGAGTCCCATCATCACCCCCATCACGATGATTCCCGCCACGCGTCGTCTTCTCACGGTCATCATGAGTCCCGCTCCGAGAAGGCGCGCAAACGCAAGTCGGGCCCTGAGGCAGATCACTGTGATGAGGAAGCCAGCCGCGCCCGGCTCGAGCAGCTTTATTCCCACCTGCCCGATGCGCCTTCGGCCCGCACGCTTGAGGAAGTGGATTTTCAGGCGCGTCACTGGAGCAGCCCGGTTATCGGCCCGCTGACCCCAGGCTCGCCGGAACACAAGAAGGCAACAGCGGACATGTTCCGCGAGACCTTCAACCCCTACAAGCCTTCCATCATCGACTGGCCCGAGCTGGATCCCGAGACGCGCGAGCGCATCACCTCCCTGCCCATCTGGGACATTGCGGTGCATACTGAAGGCCGCGCGCGCCTGCGCATGGCCGCCTATGCCGAGATGATCGAAGACCCTGAGCTGCGTGACGCCATCGCCCGCAATGCGTGGGAGGAGAACCGGCACAAGGAAGTGCTCTCGCGCATGGTGGAGCATTACGGCATCAAACTTGGGGTTGAGCCCCCTTATGAAATGCCCAAAAATCCGGAATGGGCCTATCTGGTGACGGGTTTTTCCGAATGCTGGGACAGCTTCTTCGCTTTCGGCCTGTTCGCCATGGCTGAAAAATCCGGCCTGTTTCCCATGGAGCTGGTGGAAACCTTCGAGCCGGTGATGCAGGAGGAAGCGCGCCATATCCTCCTTTTCGCCAACTGGCTGGCTTATCACCGCACCCATCTGCCCCTGCTCAAGCGCCTGTGGTTCGAAGGCAAGGTGCTGGCTGTGCTGGCCTATCTCTTCTATGAGCGCCTGACCCTGCTGCGCACTTTCGATGAAGACGGCAATGAGCACACGGAGGACTTCAACTTCGCCGTGCGCGGGGTGGAATCAGTCACTGAGGAAACGATTGATTTCGTCAAGCTGATGGAGCTGTGCCTGAGTGAGAACGACCGTCGTTTTTCAGGCTACGACCCCCGCCTGCTGCGCCCGCAGCTTGCGCCTGCCTGCGCGCGCATCGCGCTGACGGCAGTCAGGATGTGGAAGGGTGTGTTCAACAAGGCCGAGAAAAAAGCAGAACGCGACGGCGGCGAAGTCGCGCTGTAA
- a CDS encoding ATP-dependent Clp protease proteolytic subunit, producing MMIHDDTLNKLNPSSALPVSGKLSQAAPGPRSDDEGEGDEPAAPKADEAARAVTPEMENRLFEQRKVLIFGGVNDRMAREVTGRLLALAGASTAPIEVYVNSPGGHVESGDTIHDMIRFVDSQAPVTMIGTGWVASAGALIFAAGAPERRLCLPNTRFLLHQPMGGVRGPATDIDIEAREIIKMRERLNRIFARETGQSFEKIARDTDRNHWMSAQEAVDYGLVSRIISSLAELEKRQEKNEGEKSS from the coding sequence ATGATGATACACGACGACACACTGAACAAGCTGAACCCTTCTTCCGCCCTCCCTGTTTCCGGGAAGCTGAGCCAGGCTGCCCCTGGCCCGCGTTCTGACGACGAGGGGGAAGGCGACGAGCCGGCTGCGCCCAAGGCCGATGAAGCTGCGCGTGCGGTCACGCCTGAAATGGAGAACCGCCTGTTCGAGCAGCGCAAGGTGCTCATCTTTGGCGGCGTCAATGACCGCATGGCCCGTGAGGTCACCGGGCGCCTTCTGGCGCTGGCCGGGGCTTCAACAGCGCCGATCGAGGTCTATGTGAACTCTCCGGGCGGCCACGTGGAAAGCGGCGATACCATTCATGACATGATCCGCTTCGTCGACAGCCAGGCACCCGTCACCATGATCGGGACGGGCTGGGTAGCCTCGGCAGGCGCGCTGATCTTTGCGGCCGGAGCGCCGGAGCGCCGGCTGTGCCTGCCCAACACGCGTTTCCTGCTTCACCAGCCGATGGGCGGGGTGCGCGGACCTGCGACCGATATCGATATCGAGGCGCGTGAGATCATCAAGATGCGCGAGCGCCTCAACCGGATCTTCGCGCGTGAAACCGGCCAGAGCTTTGAAAAGATCGCGCGTGACACGGACCGCAATCACTGGATGTCCGCTCAGGAAGCCGTGGATTACGGGCTCGTCAGCCGCATCATTTCCTCTCTGGCGGAGCTTGAGAAGCGGCAGGAAAAAAATGAGGGGGAGAAATCCTCCTGA
- a CDS encoding OmpA family protein — MRVPPFRPHLSPPLLQKARLLPAKLHSGLFAGALMGLVLGLTGCQGRSVGGTMEDWLYSAEGGEIAKLRPPAPGYNRKYPNINLEPKTKLDFPSPQARVALTEKLESERNYAQRLSAASGPLPRIGHPNPPPPINTDSSLTIMGDDRPPAPPPAQKVAVPAQPTSVLAQPTFKPGQAVDGGAVSPRGAAPLQYAPTDRSLPKTMPAIIAPPPPPIGFPGFAIPESRPDIRPDISSANPPGTLVRFLPSSDQPKEGQEKTFARILSDRQGRAVVLTGFGVSMGPEAGLQPAEQQAEIRLGLLRAQAVAGVLMQNGVPANEILLAASAIGDGVRARYEAPLVPPEPETH; from the coding sequence ATGCGCGTCCCGCCTTTCCGCCCGCACCTCTCTCCTCCGCTTCTGCAGAAGGCACGCCTCTTGCCGGCCAAGCTGCATTCGGGCCTGTTTGCCGGCGCCCTCATGGGTCTGGTGCTGGGTCTGACCGGCTGCCAGGGGCGCAGCGTGGGCGGCACGATGGAAGACTGGCTCTACAGCGCCGAAGGCGGGGAAATCGCCAAGCTACGCCCGCCCGCACCGGGCTATAACAGGAAATACCCCAACATCAATCTCGAGCCGAAAACGAAGCTCGATTTCCCCTCCCCGCAGGCCCGCGTCGCCCTGACTGAAAAGCTGGAATCGGAACGCAACTACGCCCAGCGCCTGAGTGCCGCCTCCGGGCCATTGCCGCGCATCGGCCATCCTAACCCGCCCCCGCCGATCAATACCGACAGTTCCCTGACCATCATGGGCGATGACCGCCCCCCTGCCCCACCGCCGGCCCAGAAAGTTGCCGTACCCGCACAGCCAACCTCGGTTCTGGCCCAGCCCACCTTCAAGCCGGGCCAGGCAGTGGACGGCGGTGCGGTTTCACCCCGCGGGGCCGCCCCGCTGCAGTACGCCCCCACGGACCGCAGCCTGCCCAAGACGATGCCGGCCATCATCGCACCGCCCCCGCCCCCCATCGGTTTCCCGGGCTTCGCCATTCCTGAAAGCCGGCCTGACATCCGTCCCGACATCTCCAGCGCCAACCCGCCTGGCACCCTGGTGCGTTTCCTGCCTTCCAGCGACCAGCCCAAGGAAGGCCAGGAAAAGACCTTCGCGCGCATTCTCTCCGACCGACAGGGACGGGCAGTGGTGCTGACAGGCTTCGGCGTCAGCATGGGCCCTGAAGCTGGGCTGCAGCCAGCCGAGCAGCAGGCAGAAATCAGACTGGGTCTGCTGAGGGCCCAGGCGGTGGCAGGCGTGCTGATGCAGAACGGCGTGCCCGCCAACGAGATCCTGCTGGCCGCCAGCGCCATCGGCGACGGCGTGCGTGCCCGCTACGAAGCGCCTCTTGTTCCGCCTGAGCCGGAAACGCACTGA